The Mercurialis annua linkage group LG8, ddMerAnnu1.2, whole genome shotgun sequence genome window below encodes:
- the LOC126661736 gene encoding uncharacterized protein LOC126661736 produces the protein MLTEFFHTCTTDKYAEKLLYREFPEHYTWSGMERIWSKRKNKKVIRRVNAANPIEGERYYMRILLSHVRGPKSFNNLLTVNGVPYSTFKESTMNRGLLESDNSASECMKEDVEYQMPKELRRIFATLLVYCDPPSVRQLWDDNYEAMAEDFKKIHENSLEMQISSTLESINYYLKSMGKNIKDYDLPKVKARSDQIFSNVTKEIEEEMAIEVPQEDLDATNKLNNEQMKAYNVILARINSKKSGAFFVDGPGGTGKTFLYRALLANIRSKGMIALATATSGVAAAIMPGGRTAHNRFSIPLSPTESSLCGISKQSGKAELLRKATLIIWDEALMAKRFAIETVDRSVKDIMNSTEPFGGKVFVFGGDIRQVLPVVPKGTRQETVSSSLIKSYLWEKMEVLKLTVNMRAKSDKDFGNFLLRIGNGEEPTKGDNLIKIPEEMVIKDGDDDASENALIDAVYPSLQENSTSPNFMTNRAILATKNEYVDNLNQKMITLFPRESKIYNSFDEAVDDTTNYYQEEFLNTLLPNGLPPHKLELKVNCPIMLLRNLDPSNGLCNGTRMACKKFGNNVIHAEITVGQHTGKQVLLPRIPLSPAENEGYPFRFKRKQFAMRLCFAMTINKAQGQTIQNVGVYLPEPVFSHGQLYVALSRGVSLPTTKVLVKSEKTKKAKGIYTKNVVYKEVQLP, from the coding sequence ATGCTAACAGAGTTCTTTCATACATGCACAACAGACAAGTATGCTGAAAAACTATTATACAGAGAATTCCCAGAGCATTATACATGGAGCGGGATGGAAAGAATAtggtcaaaaagaaaaaataaaaaagtgataAGGCGTGTCAATGCAGCAAATCCAATTGAAGGCGAGAGATATTACATGAGGATTTTGTTGAGTCATGTAAGAGGACcaaaatcatttaataatttGCTAACTGTCAACGGTGTTCCATACTCAACATTCAAGGAATCAACAATGAACAGAGGATTGCTGGAATCTGATAACAGTGCATCAGAATGCATGAAAGAAGATGTAGAGTACCAAATGCCAAAAGAACTACGAAGAATATTTGCCACATTATTAGTGTATTGTGATCCTCCAAGTGTTAGACAATTGTGGGACGATAATTATGAAGCCATGGCagaagattttaaaaaaatacatgaaaATTCACTTGAAATGCAGATTTCTTCTACTCTTGAAAGCATCAACTATTATTTAAAAAGCATGGGAAAAAACATAAAAGACTATGATTTACCAAAAGTAAAGGCAAGATCAGACCAAATCTTCTCAAACGTGAcaaaagaaattgaagaagagATGGCAATAGAAGTACCACAAGAAGACCTCGACGCAACAAATAAGCTAAATAATGAGCAAATGAAAGCATATAATGTCATTCTTGCaagaataaattcaaaaaaaagtgGAGCATTCTTCGTTGATGGACCAGGTGGAACCGGGAAAACATTCCTTTATCGTGCACTCCTTGCTAACATACGTTCAAAAGGAATGATAGCTCTAGCTACAGCAACATCTGGAGTGGCAGCAGCAATTATGCCCGGAGGAAGAACTGCACATAACCGATTTTCAATACCTTTAAGTCCTACGGAGTCCAGCTTATGTGGGATTTCAAAACAAAGTGGCAAGGCCGAATTATTAAGGAAAGCAACACTAATAATATGGGACGAGGCGCTGATGGCTAAACGATTTGCAATAGAAACTGTTGACAGAAGCGTTAAGGATATTATGAACAGTACAGAACCATTTGGAGGAAAAGTTTTTGTCTTTGGAGGAGATATTAGACAAGTACTTCCGGTGGTGCCTAAAGGAACAAGACAAGAAACTGTTAGCTCAAGTCTCATAAAATCATATCTATGGGAAAAAATGGAGGTGTTGAAATTGACGGTAAATATGAGGGCCAAATCGGACAAAGATTTTGGCAATTTTCTACTTCGAATCGGTAACGGAGAAGAACCAACAAAAGGAGATAACTTGATAAAGATACCAGAAGAGATGGTAATAAAAGACGGAGATGACGATGCCTCTGAAAATGCACTTATTGATGCAGTGTACCCGTCATTGCAAGAAAATTCTACCTCGCCAAATTTCATGACAAATCGAGCAATATTGGCAACTAAAAATGAATATGTagacaatttaaaccaaaagatGATAACATTATTCCCTAGAGAAAGCAAAATCTATAATAGCTTTGATGAGGCGGTAGACGATACAACTAATTACTATCAAGAGGAGTTTTTAAATACTTTACTGCCGAATGGATTGCCTCCACATAAGTTAGAACTGAAAGTCAATTGCCCTATCATGCTGTTAAGAAACCTAGACCCTTCAAATGGATTGTGTAATGGAACAAGAATGGCATGCAAAAAATTTGGTAATAATGTCATACACGCTGAAATAACAGTGGGCCAACATACTGGAAAACAAGTGCTTCTACCAAGGATACCATTATCTCCGGCAGAAAATGAAGGATATCCATTTCGTTTCAAGAGAAAACAATTTGCTATGCGTCTTTGTTTTGCTATGACTATAAATAAGGCTCAAggacaaacaattcaaaatgtaGGAGTATATTTGCCAGAACCAGTTTTCTCACACGGACAATTATATGTGGCACTTTCTAGAGGAGTTTCATTGCCAACAACTAAAGTCCTTGTGAAGTCTGAAAAAACAAAGAAAGCAAAAGGAATATATACGAAAAACGTTGTATATAAAGAAGTTCAACTTCCTTAG